Proteins from a genomic interval of Pirellulales bacterium:
- a CDS encoding SDR family oxidoreductase, with the protein MNDASTSQAAGAPVALVTGSGSPRIGNVVVRTLAARGYRVVIHANRSVAEAQETAAELQARGTEALAVAADLHDEPAINDMIRRAQEKFGRIDALVNCAAIWQPKPLEQVTADDVRRNFEINTLATFLCCQKIGLLMVQQPSGGAIVNFGDWAIARPYLNYAAYFPSKGAIPTLTRSFAAELASRNPRVRVNAIMPGPVMLPYDLSADERESAIAGTLLRREGRPENVADAVVFLLENDYITGVCLPVDGGRTIHGIA; encoded by the coding sequence GTGAACGATGCATCCACCTCGCAGGCCGCCGGTGCACCTGTGGCGCTCGTCACCGGCAGTGGTTCGCCGCGCATCGGCAATGTGGTGGTGCGCACGCTCGCTGCCCGCGGCTATCGCGTGGTGATTCACGCCAATCGTTCTGTAGCTGAGGCGCAGGAGACGGCCGCCGAGCTACAGGCCCGCGGCACCGAGGCTTTGGCCGTCGCCGCGGATTTGCACGATGAACCTGCAATCAACGATATGATCCGCCGCGCGCAGGAAAAGTTCGGCCGCATCGATGCCCTGGTGAATTGCGCCGCCATCTGGCAGCCGAAACCGCTCGAGCAGGTTACGGCCGATGACGTCCGCCGGAACTTCGAGATCAACACGTTGGCCACGTTCCTGTGCTGCCAAAAAATCGGACTGCTCATGGTCCAGCAGCCTAGCGGCGGGGCAATCGTCAACTTTGGCGACTGGGCCATCGCCCGGCCGTATTTGAATTACGCCGCCTATTTCCCCTCCAAGGGGGCCATTCCGACACTCACGCGCAGCTTCGCCGCTGAACTGGCCAGCCGCAATCCACGTGTTCGCGTGAATGCCATCATGCCGGGCCCGGTCATGCTGCCTTACGATTTGTCAGCCGACGAACGAGAGTCGGCAATCGCGGGCACTTTGCTACGTCGGGAAGGACGCCCCGAAAACGTGGCCGATGCGGTCGTATTCCTCCTGGAGAACGACTACATTACCGGCGTCTGCCTGCCGGTCGATGGCGGCCGGACCATCCACGGTATTGCGTGA